From the Lolium rigidum isolate FL_2022 chromosome 2, APGP_CSIRO_Lrig_0.1, whole genome shotgun sequence genome, one window contains:
- the LOC124692954 gene encoding pheophytinase, chloroplastic isoform X1: MSVASASAAALRSSSGRRCGAGSGPNGGSRFLMMQRRDVVTKGIALTVCSSLLASSASNGGADAQAALERLPFKADGYSFWTWRGRRIHYVEQGSGQPIVLIHGFGASAFHWRYNIPELAKKYKVYAVDLLGFGWSEKALVEYDATIWMEQVSDFLREVVQSPSVLVGNSLGGFTTLFAATEVPELVRGIVLLNSAGQFGDPNAPPKVETAEEESALTRLVVKPIKVAFQKVVLGFLFWQAKQPARVEKVLKSVYKDPSNVDDYLITSITAPTADPNAGEVYYRLMSRFVANQTQYTLDKLLGKLSCPLLLLWGDLDPWVGPAKAAQIHKFYANSTVVNLQAGHCPHDEAPEQVNAALLQWLGSLEEETGDKPAEPSLQAV; encoded by the exons ATGTCCGTCGCGTCCGCATCCGCGGCTGCACTCCGGTCCTCGTCCGGCCGCCGCTGCGGCGCTGGCTCTGGCCCCAACG GAGGCAGTAGGTTTCTGATGATGCAGAGGAGGGACGTCGTGACCAAGGGGATCGCGCTCACCGTCTGCTCCTCGCTGCTCGCCTCTTCCGCCtccaacggcggcgccgacgctCAAG CAGCATTGGAGAGGCTGCCGTTCAAGGCGGACGGGTACAGCTTCTGGACGTGGAGGGGCCGCCGGATACACTACGTCGAGCAAGGGTCCGGGCAGCCCATCGTGCTCATCCACGGCTTCGGCGCCTCCGCCTTCCACTGGAG GTACAACATCCCGGAGctggccaagaagtacaaggtgtACGCCGTTGACCTGCTGGGGTTCGGCTGGAGCGAGAAGGCGCTGGTGGAGTACGACGCCACCATATGGATGGAACAGGTCTCCGACTTCCTCAGGGAGGTCGTCCAGTCGCCGTCCGTCCTCGTGGGCAACAG CTTAGGCGGCTTCACGACGCTGTTCGCCGCGACGGAGGTGCCGGAGCTGGTCCGGGGCATCGTGCTGCTCAACTCCGCCGGCCAGTTCGGGGACCCCAACGCGCCGCCCAAGGTCGAAACGGCCGAGGAGGAGAGCGCCCTGACGAGGCTCGTCGTGAAGCCGATCAAGGTGGCCTTCCAGAAGGTCGTGCTCGGGTTCCTCTTCTGGCAGGCCAAGCAGCCGGCCAGGGTCGAGAAAGTCCTGAAGAGC GTGTACAAGGACCCCAGCAATGTCGATGACTACCTGATCACCTCCATCACCGCGCCGACGGCCGACCCCAACGCCGGCGAGGTGTACTACAGGCTCATGTCGCGGTTCGTGGCGAACCAGACCCAGTACACGCTGGACAAGCTGCTGGGGAAGCTGTCGtgcccgctgctgctgctgtgggGGGACCTGGACCCGTGGGTCGGCCCGGCCAAAGCGGCGCAGATCCACAAGTTCTACGCCAACTCCACCGTCGTCAACCTGCAGGCCGGGCACTGCCCGCATGACGAGGCGCCGGAGCAGGTCAACGCGGCGTTGCTCCAGTGGCTCGGCTCACTGGAGGAGGAGACCGGTGACAAACCAGCCGAGCCCAGCCTCCAGGCCGTGTGA
- the LOC124692955 gene encoding tubby-like F-box protein 5, whose amino-acid sequence MSLKSIVRELKEMRDGIGSMSRRGGVSDGRVGHGRGGSRHSWPGLWPEPQPQPLRPGQEPLQQGQWANLPPELLLDVIQRVEASEAVWPARRQVVACAAVCRSWRDITKDVVKTLEECGRITFPISLKQPGPRDHPVQCFVRRDRATSTYLLYLGLSPSLHGENDKLLLAARKIRRAARTSFAISLISDDFSHSSSTYVGKLKPNFLGTKFTIFDSQPPCDAVVLPNNKPSKRHSKQVSPRLPLGNYNVATVSYELTVLRNRGPRRMQCTMHSIPAMCIQEGGKAPTPTGIIHSLDEQMPTLSTSKGKEPSMEFSSTSLSADLSGPITTSEVPLLLKNKAPRWHEQLQCWCLNFRGRVTVASVKNFQLVASVDPSLGVPAAEQEKVILQFGKIGKDIFTMDYRYPLSAFQAFAICLTSFDTKPACE is encoded by the exons ATGTCTCTGAAGAGCATTGTACGGGAGCTGAAGGAGATGAGGGACGGCATCGGGAGCATGTCGAGGCGCGGCGGTGTCTCCGACGGGCGCGTCGGCCACGGCCGCGGGGGGTCGCGGCATTCCTGGCCCGGCCTGTGGCCGGAGCCACAGCCCCAGCCGCTGCGGCCGGGCCAAGAGCCGCTGCAGCAGGGGCAGTGGGCGAACCTGCCGCCGGAGCTGCTGCTGGACGTGATACAGAGGGTGGAGGCCAGCGAGgcggtgtggccggcgcggcgccAGGTCGTGGCGTGCGCCGCCGTCTGCCGGTCGTGGCGCGACATCACAAAGGATGTGGTGAAGACTCTTGAGGAGTGCGGCAGGATCACCTTCCCGATCTCCCTAAAGCAG CCGGGGCCTCGTGATCATCCGGTGCAGTGCTTTGTGAGGAGGGACAGGGCGACGTCCACCTATCTCCTCTACCTGGGCCTCAGCCCAT CTTTGCATGGGGAAAACGACAAGCTTTTGCTTGCAGCCCGCAAGATCAGACGTGCCGCCAGGACTTCTTTTGCGATTTCATTGATATCTGATGATTTTTCTCATTCTAGCAGTACCTATGTTGGCAAACTGAA GCCAAACTTCCTTGGCACAAAGTTCACAATATTCGACAGCCAGCCTCCCTGTGATGCTGTGGTGTTGCCGAACAACAAGCCAAGTAAAAGACACTCGAAGCAAGTGTCACCAAGACTGCCACTAGGCAACTACAATGTTGCTACCGTCTCCTATGAGCTCACAGTCCTGCGCAACCGAGGACCAAGGAGAATGCAGTGCACCATGCACTCAATACCAGCCATGTGTATTCAGGAAGGCGGGAAGGCCCCAACCCCTACTGGCATCATCCATTCGCTTGATGAACAAATGCCCACCTTATCAACAAGCAAAGGAAAGGAACCAAGTATGGAATTCTCGTCAACAAGCCTCAGCGCCGACTTATCTGGACCAATTACCACTAGTGAGGTGCCTCTGCTTCTGAAGAATAAAGCTCCTCGCTGGCACGAGCAGCTGCAGTGCTGGTGCCTCAACTTCCGAGGGCGTGTCACCGTAGCATCGGTCAAGAACTTCCAGCTCGTTGCCTCGGTCGATCCCTCCCTTGGAGTTCCTGCTGCAGAGCAGGAAAAGGTCATCCTCCAGTTTGGGAAGATTGGGAAAGACATATTCACGATGGATTATAGGTATCCACTCTCTGCGTTCCAGGCTTTCGCTATCTGCCTGACTAGCTTCGACACCAAACCGGCGTGCGAATAA
- the LOC124692954 gene encoding pheophytinase, chloroplastic isoform X2 — protein MSVASASAAALRSSSGRRCGAGSGPNGGSRFLMMQRRDVVTKGIALTVCSSLLASSASNGGADAQALERLPFKADGYSFWTWRGRRIHYVEQGSGQPIVLIHGFGASAFHWRYNIPELAKKYKVYAVDLLGFGWSEKALVEYDATIWMEQVSDFLREVVQSPSVLVGNSLGGFTTLFAATEVPELVRGIVLLNSAGQFGDPNAPPKVETAEEESALTRLVVKPIKVAFQKVVLGFLFWQAKQPARVEKVLKSVYKDPSNVDDYLITSITAPTADPNAGEVYYRLMSRFVANQTQYTLDKLLGKLSCPLLLLWGDLDPWVGPAKAAQIHKFYANSTVVNLQAGHCPHDEAPEQVNAALLQWLGSLEEETGDKPAEPSLQAV, from the exons ATGTCCGTCGCGTCCGCATCCGCGGCTGCACTCCGGTCCTCGTCCGGCCGCCGCTGCGGCGCTGGCTCTGGCCCCAACG GAGGCAGTAGGTTTCTGATGATGCAGAGGAGGGACGTCGTGACCAAGGGGATCGCGCTCACCGTCTGCTCCTCGCTGCTCGCCTCTTCCGCCtccaacggcggcgccgacgctCAAG CATTGGAGAGGCTGCCGTTCAAGGCGGACGGGTACAGCTTCTGGACGTGGAGGGGCCGCCGGATACACTACGTCGAGCAAGGGTCCGGGCAGCCCATCGTGCTCATCCACGGCTTCGGCGCCTCCGCCTTCCACTGGAG GTACAACATCCCGGAGctggccaagaagtacaaggtgtACGCCGTTGACCTGCTGGGGTTCGGCTGGAGCGAGAAGGCGCTGGTGGAGTACGACGCCACCATATGGATGGAACAGGTCTCCGACTTCCTCAGGGAGGTCGTCCAGTCGCCGTCCGTCCTCGTGGGCAACAG CTTAGGCGGCTTCACGACGCTGTTCGCCGCGACGGAGGTGCCGGAGCTGGTCCGGGGCATCGTGCTGCTCAACTCCGCCGGCCAGTTCGGGGACCCCAACGCGCCGCCCAAGGTCGAAACGGCCGAGGAGGAGAGCGCCCTGACGAGGCTCGTCGTGAAGCCGATCAAGGTGGCCTTCCAGAAGGTCGTGCTCGGGTTCCTCTTCTGGCAGGCCAAGCAGCCGGCCAGGGTCGAGAAAGTCCTGAAGAGC GTGTACAAGGACCCCAGCAATGTCGATGACTACCTGATCACCTCCATCACCGCGCCGACGGCCGACCCCAACGCCGGCGAGGTGTACTACAGGCTCATGTCGCGGTTCGTGGCGAACCAGACCCAGTACACGCTGGACAAGCTGCTGGGGAAGCTGTCGtgcccgctgctgctgctgtgggGGGACCTGGACCCGTGGGTCGGCCCGGCCAAAGCGGCGCAGATCCACAAGTTCTACGCCAACTCCACCGTCGTCAACCTGCAGGCCGGGCACTGCCCGCATGACGAGGCGCCGGAGCAGGTCAACGCGGCGTTGCTCCAGTGGCTCGGCTCACTGGAGGAGGAGACCGGTGACAAACCAGCCGAGCCCAGCCTCCAGGCCGTGTGA
- the LOC124692957 gene encoding universal stress protein A-like protein, whose product METVQEDVEEYSWREVVLPRLIPVVQDPAPELDRETGERRRGRDLLVAVDFGPNSKHAFDWAIIHLARIADTVHLVHAVSSVHNDLVYDKSQELMDNLAVEAFKVSLVHTKARIVAGDPGKVICREAERLKPAAVILGTRGRGLVQSVLQGSVSEYCFHNCKAAPVIIVPGKEAGEQSVL is encoded by the exons ATGGAGACGGTGCAGGAGGACGTGGAGGAGTACAGCTGGAGGGAGGTGGTGCTGCCGCGGCTCATCCCCGTGGTGCAGGACCCGGCGCCGGAGCTCGACCGGGAGACCGGGGAGCGCCGCCGCGGCAGGGACCTGCTCGTCGCCGTCGACTTCGGGCCCAACTCCAAGCACGCCTTCGACTGGGCGATCATCCACCTCGCGCGCATCGCCGACACCGTGCACCTCGTCCACGCCGTCTCca GTGTGCACAATGATCTGGTATATGACAAGAGTCAAGAACTAATGGACAATTTGGCCGTCGAAGCATTCAAGGTGTCACTG gTCCATACCAAGGCGCGGATTGTTGCCGGGGATCCTGGGAAGGTTATTTGCCGAGAAGCAGAGCGACTGAAGCCAGCAGCTGTTATTCTTGGAACACGTGGTAGAGGCCTTGTTCAGAG TGTGTTACAGGGAAGTGTCAGTGAGTATTGCTTCCACAACTGTAAAGCAGCACCAGTTATCATTGTCCCAGGCAAAG